A portion of the Mesobacillus sp. AQ2 genome contains these proteins:
- a CDS encoding prolyl oligopeptidase family serine peptidase, with amino-acid sequence MKVDNDGQIISAYKFPSPNPKVQLEMVTYFAGGLRVKGLLARPAEGSGAEGFLYLRGGIKNVGKVRPARIAQFASEGFTVFAPFYRGNQGGEGDEDFGGNDRDDAYAGFRLLQSLPGVERVHVFGFSRGGLMALLTAIQFPETASVVTWGGVTDMFLTYVERKDLRRMMKRVIGGSPKKVPNRYKFRTPLYEIENLKAPVLLIHGRNDRNVSVEHSYRIEKRLKELDMPVESWYFDEYTHYFPPVMNRKVVSDLTNWMKSQPQQ; translated from the coding sequence ATGAAGGTGGACAATGACGGTCAAATCATATCAGCATATAAGTTTCCTTCTCCCAACCCCAAAGTCCAACTTGAAATGGTCACTTATTTTGCAGGCGGGCTGCGTGTCAAAGGGCTGCTGGCAAGACCGGCTGAAGGAAGCGGGGCAGAAGGGTTCCTTTACCTTCGTGGCGGAATCAAAAATGTCGGGAAGGTGAGGCCAGCCCGGATTGCCCAATTCGCTTCCGAAGGCTTTACGGTTTTTGCTCCTTTTTACCGCGGCAACCAGGGTGGTGAAGGGGATGAAGATTTTGGCGGGAATGACCGTGACGATGCCTATGCCGGCTTTAGGCTGCTTCAATCACTGCCAGGGGTTGAAAGGGTTCATGTCTTTGGGTTTTCCCGCGGAGGTTTGATGGCTTTGCTGACGGCCATTCAATTTCCGGAGACAGCCTCAGTTGTCACCTGGGGCGGCGTGACCGATATGTTTTTAACCTATGTGGAAAGAAAAGACTTGCGAAGGATGATGAAAAGGGTAATTGGCGGATCGCCGAAAAAGGTGCCGAACCGATATAAATTCAGGACGCCTTTATACGAAATCGAAAACCTTAAAGCACCCGTGCTGCTGATCCACGGCCGAAATGACCGCAATGTCTCGGTTGAACACTCCTATCGGATCGAGAAACGGTTAAAAGAGTTGGACATGCCGGTCGAAAGCTGGTACTTTGATGAATATACGCACTATTTTCCACCGGTGATGAACCGGAAAGTGGTCAGCGATTTAACGAATTGGATGAAATCACAGCCGCAACAATGA
- a CDS encoding ABC transporter substrate-binding protein — MKKWFKAAFALFLVAILIIPLAACSQDKVQTVKVAEVTRSIFYAPQYVALAKGFFEEEGLKIELTTAWGGDKTMTAVLSNAADVALVGSETSIYVYAQDSNDPVINFAQLTQTDGTFLVSREKIDNFSWDELKGSTYLGQRTGGMPQMVGEFVLKKHDIDPKQDLKMIQNIDYANIPNAFASGTGDFVQLFEPQASMFEKEGKGHIVASFGTESGHVPYTTFMAKQSYMKENPETIEKFTRAVYKAQKWVDSHSAKETAEAIQEYFKDTDLALIETVVDRYKSQGSYATDPILDEEEWNNLQAIMDEAGELPKQVSHDTLVNTEVAGKVMK, encoded by the coding sequence ATGAAAAAATGGTTCAAAGCCGCTTTTGCTTTATTTTTGGTTGCCATACTTATTATACCTCTTGCAGCCTGCAGTCAAGACAAGGTACAGACTGTTAAAGTGGCAGAGGTAACTCGTTCGATTTTCTATGCTCCTCAGTATGTTGCCCTTGCCAAAGGATTTTTTGAGGAAGAAGGATTGAAAATCGAGCTCACTACAGCTTGGGGCGGCGACAAGACAATGACCGCCGTGCTTTCGAATGCGGCAGATGTTGCATTAGTTGGCTCGGAAACTTCCATTTACGTTTATGCCCAGGATTCAAACGACCCGGTCATCAACTTTGCCCAGCTGACCCAGACGGATGGTACCTTCCTTGTTTCCAGAGAGAAGATCGACAATTTTTCATGGGATGAGCTGAAGGGATCTACCTATCTCGGACAGCGTACAGGCGGAATGCCGCAAATGGTCGGTGAATTCGTGCTCAAAAAACACGACATTGATCCGAAACAAGATTTAAAGATGATCCAAAATATTGATTACGCCAATATTCCAAATGCCTTTGCTTCCGGAACCGGAGACTTTGTGCAGCTATTCGAGCCGCAGGCAAGCATGTTTGAAAAAGAAGGCAAAGGTCATATCGTCGCTTCATTCGGTACGGAGTCCGGTCATGTACCTTATACCACATTCATGGCAAAACAAAGCTACATGAAGGAAAACCCGGAAACGATTGAAAAGTTCACCCGTGCCGTTTACAAAGCACAGAAATGGGTCGATTCCCACAGTGCCAAAGAAACCGCTGAAGCCATACAGGAATACTTTAAAGATACCGATTTAGCGCTAATCGAAACAGTGGTTGACCGTTATAAGAGCCAGGGTTCATACGCAACTGACCCAATCCTCGATGAGGAAGAGTGGAACAATCTCCAGGCCATCATGGATGAAGCCGGGGAACTTCCTAAGCAAGTCAGCCATGACACTTTAGTCAATACAGAAGTGGCAGGAAAAGTCATGAAATAA
- a CDS encoding ABC transporter ATP-binding protein, protein MDFLTLRGIHHTYFTKTSAVTALNDISLDVQEGEFVSFLGPSGCGKTTLLSIIAGLIEPSDGKVKLEGKSVKEASNQTGYMLQQDYLFPWKTIEENILLGLKISGTLEESKKEEVLALLGQMGLENVEKLYPKQLSGGMRQRVALVRTLATEPKLLMLDEPFSALDYQTKLKLEDLVSNTFKSFGKTAILVTHDIGEAIAMSDRIFLFSPRPGRLHKTFSMPEELRNLSPFEARNHPLYNDLFQTIWKELESIEPEEN, encoded by the coding sequence ATGGACTTTTTGACATTAAGAGGGATTCATCACACTTATTTTACAAAAACATCCGCTGTCACTGCGCTGAATGACATTTCACTCGATGTCCAGGAAGGGGAATTCGTCTCCTTTCTGGGTCCGAGCGGCTGCGGCAAGACGACACTGCTTTCGATTATCGCAGGGCTGATCGAACCTTCTGACGGCAAGGTAAAACTCGAAGGGAAATCTGTCAAAGAGGCTTCGAACCAGACCGGATACATGCTGCAGCAGGATTACTTATTCCCCTGGAAAACGATTGAGGAAAATATATTGCTAGGATTAAAGATCAGCGGAACATTGGAAGAGTCAAAAAAAGAGGAAGTTTTAGCGCTGCTGGGACAGATGGGGCTGGAGAATGTAGAAAAACTTTATCCTAAACAGCTGTCCGGCGGGATGCGCCAGCGTGTGGCCCTGGTGCGGACACTGGCAACAGAACCCAAGCTGCTCATGCTCGATGAACCGTTTTCCGCCCTGGATTATCAAACGAAATTGAAGCTTGAGGACCTGGTTTCAAATACATTCAAGTCGTTTGGAAAAACAGCGATTTTGGTCACGCATGATATCGGGGAAGCCATCGCGATGAGTGATCGCATATTCCTGTTCTCACCAAGGCCCGGCCGCTTGCATAAAACCTTCTCAATGCCGGAAGAGCTTAGAAACCTGAGCCCGTTTGAGGCGAGAAATCACCCTTTATACAATGATCTGTTCCAGACGATATGGAAGGAGTTGGAATCCATTGAACCAGAAGAAAACTGA
- a CDS encoding ABC transporter permease, with protein MNQKKTELLHQQYLKKLSREQKKVRLYQLLIFIVFFASWEMSSQQKWIDPLLFSSPSKVWNLLIEKTLDGSLAVNLGITLAETVLGFILGTLAGTILAAILWWSPLLSRILDPYLVILNSMPKVALGPILIVALGTNMTSIIAMGAIISVIITTIVVYTSFKEVDPNYLRVLQTFGATRTQCFREAILPASFPTIISTLKVNVGLSWVGVMVGEFLVSARGLGYMIIYGFQVFNFTLVFLSLLVIAVFATVMYQLVELLEKKLIKSNQ; from the coding sequence TTGAACCAGAAGAAAACTGAACTCCTCCATCAACAGTATCTGAAAAAGCTGAGCAGAGAGCAGAAAAAAGTCCGCCTCTATCAATTGTTGATTTTCATCGTTTTTTTTGCAAGCTGGGAAATGTCAAGCCAGCAAAAATGGATTGATCCTCTACTCTTCAGTTCACCCTCAAAAGTCTGGAATCTGCTGATTGAGAAGACGCTCGACGGTTCGCTCGCTGTCAACCTTGGCATAACACTGGCAGAGACTGTACTCGGATTCATCCTGGGTACCCTCGCCGGAACCATACTCGCCGCAATACTATGGTGGTCGCCGCTGCTATCAAGAATACTGGACCCTTACCTCGTCATTTTGAATTCAATGCCAAAAGTGGCATTAGGGCCGATCCTGATTGTCGCGCTGGGGACCAATATGACTTCCATTATTGCAATGGGAGCCATCATCTCCGTAATCATCACGACAATCGTGGTCTACACCTCTTTTAAAGAAGTGGATCCCAACTATTTAAGAGTGCTGCAAACATTCGGTGCCACAAGGACTCAGTGCTTCAGGGAAGCCATCCTGCCAGCCTCATTCCCGACCATCATTTCAACCTTGAAAGTGAATGTCGGCCTTAGCTGGGTAGGGGTCATGGTTGGAGAATTCCTCGTTTCGGCACGTGGTCTTGGCTACATGATCATCTACGGATTCCAGGTATTCAACTTCACGCTCGTATTCCTGTCGCTGCTGGTCATCGCTGTGTTCGCAACCGTGATGTATCAGCTGGTCGAGCTGCTCGAAAAGAAACTGATTAAAAGTAACCAGTGA
- the ytkD gene encoding RNA deprotection pyrophosphohydrolase encodes MEKFKAMNGEDVILSFQENAFEKKACHVLVICKYRDQWLLTNHKVRGLEFPGGKMEKDETLEDAAHREVMEETGAFLSSLEFVGEYQVMDREGSFVKRIFYGEVEKIVPQDDYLETGGPVLISGDLLAERMKDEYSFIMKDDVIKHALEFLQ; translated from the coding sequence ATGGAAAAGTTTAAAGCGATGAACGGCGAGGACGTAATCTTGTCCTTTCAGGAAAACGCCTTTGAAAAAAAGGCATGCCACGTGCTGGTCATCTGTAAATATCGGGACCAGTGGCTTTTGACCAACCATAAAGTAAGAGGTCTCGAGTTTCCCGGCGGCAAAATGGAGAAAGATGAAACCTTGGAGGATGCCGCTCACCGGGAGGTCATGGAAGAAACGGGTGCATTTTTAAGCAGCCTCGAGTTTGTTGGGGAATATCAGGTTATGGATAGAGAAGGTTCATTTGTAAAAAGAATCTTTTACGGTGAAGTGGAGAAAATCGTACCCCAGGATGATTACCTGGAAACAGGGGGCCCCGTACTTATAAGTGGAGATTTGCTCGCAGAGAGAATGAAGGATGAGTATAGCTTTATCATGAAGGACGATGTCATAAAACATGCGCTTGAATTTTTGCAGTAA
- a CDS encoding hydrolase, with protein sequence MTESKKTYYINISDGEIQSVSTASPWNFKIEATDEEITALREIFDQGHSTGWQNFMRAHVPYVQYHYDRENDALDRQLIQTYEMIYKLGDEEARNHIESMGILPER encoded by the coding sequence ATGACAGAAAGCAAAAAAACATACTATATCAACATCAGTGATGGCGAGATTCAAAGCGTATCAACTGCATCTCCATGGAATTTTAAAATTGAGGCAACTGACGAGGAAATCACCGCATTAAGGGAAATATTCGACCAGGGACATTCCACAGGCTGGCAAAACTTCATGAGGGCGCACGTTCCATATGTCCAGTACCATTATGACCGGGAAAATGATGCTCTCGACAGACAACTGATCCAGACATATGAAATGATCTATAAGCTTGGAGATGAAGAAGCGAGGAACCATATTGAAAGCATGGGAATATTACCTGAAAGATAG
- a CDS encoding DUF6154 family protein — protein sequence MKLIDELYELYRNKLTGDEEDIDMLAFAFLEEMSREDLLKIIQDLDKQELYDLMGLYLIESLKGKFAQDDFGARSVTYPSRNIH from the coding sequence ATGAAACTGATTGATGAGCTATACGAACTATACCGCAACAAATTGACCGGCGACGAAGAGGATATCGATATGCTCGCTTTTGCCTTCCTTGAAGAAATGAGCCGTGAAGACCTGTTGAAGATTATCCAGGACCTTGATAAGCAGGAGCTTTATGATTTGATGGGTCTCTATTTAATCGAGAGTCTTAAGGGGAAATTTGCCCAGGATGACTTTGGCGCGCGCTCTGTCACATATCCTTCCCGCAACATCCATTAA
- a CDS encoding DNA starvation/stationary phase protection protein, protein MAQNELIQAVNKQVANWTVLYTKLHNYHWYVKGRHFFTLHVKFEELYNEAATIIDEFAERILALDGKPVATLKEYLELSSVKEATGSEKEEEMVKQLHDDFATIVEELQQAIELAEKADDTATADMMTEVKMSLRKHMWMFKAYLG, encoded by the coding sequence ATGGCACAAAATGAACTAATTCAAGCAGTAAACAAACAAGTAGCGAACTGGACGGTTCTTTATACCAAGCTCCACAATTATCACTGGTATGTAAAAGGCCGGCATTTTTTCACACTTCATGTGAAATTTGAAGAACTTTACAATGAAGCAGCGACAATCATCGATGAATTTGCAGAAAGAATTCTCGCGTTGGACGGAAAGCCTGTAGCAACGCTTAAAGAATATTTGGAACTGTCTTCAGTAAAAGAGGCAACAGGTTCTGAAAAAGAAGAAGAAATGGTAAAACAATTGCATGATGACTTTGCAACAATCGTTGAAGAGCTTCAGCAAGCAATCGAACTTGCAGAGAAGGCAGACGATACCGCTACCGCTGATATGATGACGGAAGTGAAAATGAGCCTTCGCAAACATATGTGGATGTTCAAGGCTTATCTTGGATAA
- the ytzI gene encoding YtzI protein, with product MYTVLIISVIIVIVVLVLSVLTTSKAYQFKHTIDPIESSSGETRESENEETGKNK from the coding sequence ATGTATACCGTTTTGATTATCTCAGTCATTATCGTCATCGTTGTCCTGGTTTTAAGCGTGTTGACGACTTCGAAGGCATATCAATTCAAACACACGATCGACCCGATTGAAAGCAGCAGCGGAGAAACCAGGGAATCTGAAAACGAAGAAACTGGTAAAAATAAATAA
- the yidD gene encoding membrane protein insertion efficiency factor YidD — protein sequence MLKKAFIGIIRFYQTVISPLKPPTCRFYPTCSHYGVEAIQKFGPFKGGWLTIVRILKCQPLHPGGFDPVPEEWPSKKKAKAHDH from the coding sequence ATGCTAAAAAAAGCATTCATCGGCATTATCCGATTTTATCAAACGGTCATTTCGCCATTAAAGCCGCCAACTTGCCGTTTTTACCCGACCTGCTCCCATTACGGGGTTGAAGCGATCCAAAAATTCGGACCCTTCAAAGGCGGATGGCTGACAATCGTCCGGATCCTGAAATGCCAGCCACTGCATCCTGGCGGCTTCGATCCTGTACCGGAAGAGTGGCCTTCTAAGAAAAAAGCCAAGGCACATGATCATTAA
- a CDS encoding carbonic anhydrase: MKMLEEILHFNEQFVAEKKYEEFTTTKFPNKKMVILTCMDTRLVELLPRALNIRNGDVKIVKNAGALIMHPFGSIMRSLLVAVYQLQAEEVAIIGHYDCGMSGMKPDIVIEEMKKRGVSDDMLNTLNYSGIDVKEWLHGFDNVKDSVAHSVEIVKNHPLMPKDVPVHGLVIDPATGRLDRVIDGYEK, from the coding sequence ATGAAAATGCTTGAGGAAATCCTTCATTTTAATGAACAATTTGTAGCTGAAAAGAAATATGAAGAGTTTACGACTACCAAATTTCCAAACAAAAAAATGGTCATATTAACATGCATGGATACAAGGCTTGTCGAGCTTTTGCCAAGAGCATTGAACATCCGTAATGGTGATGTGAAAATCGTCAAGAACGCGGGCGCACTCATCATGCATCCGTTTGGAAGTATCATGAGAAGCCTGCTTGTCGCTGTTTATCAGCTTCAGGCTGAGGAAGTTGCGATCATAGGCCATTATGACTGCGGTATGAGCGGGATGAAGCCCGACATCGTGATTGAAGAGATGAAAAAGCGCGGGGTCAGCGATGATATGCTGAATACATTAAACTATTCGGGTATCGATGTGAAGGAATGGCTTCACGGTTTTGACAATGTAAAGGACAGCGTTGCCCACAGTGTCGAAATCGTAAAAAACCATCCCTTGATGCCTAAGGATGTTCCTGTTCATGGTCTCGTGATCGATCCGGCAACAGGAAGGCTGGATCGCGTGATTGATGGATATGAAAAATAA
- a CDS encoding metal ABC transporter substrate-binding protein, translated as MKKYALILSLIFTIAALLSGCGQGETSNKEKDENLLQVYTTVYPLQYFTQQIGGEFVDVKTIYPPGADEHTFEPSQKDMMALADADLFFYIGLGLEGFVDKAGKTLKNEDVKMVPVGDSLHIGEEGSGEQEDHGEDEHADGAGHAHGDIDPHVWLDPIYANELALTIKDQLVEQMPEQKDTFEKNYSELAAQLKGLDKEFTEVIGTAKRKEIIVAHAAYSYWEKRYGLEQISISGLSTTNEPTQKELQKLISHARDEKIKYVLNEQNFNSKLAKMVQEEINGKPLSLHNLSVLTDEDIKNKETYFTLMEKNLSTLEKALNE; from the coding sequence ATGAAAAAATACGCTTTAATACTATCTTTAATTTTTACAATTGCAGCTTTACTGAGCGGATGCGGGCAAGGTGAAACTTCTAATAAGGAAAAGGATGAAAACCTTTTGCAGGTATACACAACCGTCTATCCGCTTCAGTATTTCACACAGCAAATCGGCGGTGAGTTTGTTGATGTAAAAACAATCTACCCGCCGGGAGCAGATGAACATACATTTGAACCTTCTCAAAAAGATATGATGGCACTGGCTGATGCAGATTTATTTTTCTATATCGGCCTGGGTCTTGAAGGATTCGTTGATAAAGCCGGGAAAACTTTGAAGAATGAGGATGTTAAAATGGTTCCCGTCGGAGATTCGCTGCACATTGGTGAAGAAGGCTCTGGAGAGCAGGAAGATCACGGCGAAGATGAACATGCAGATGGTGCCGGCCATGCACACGGAGACATTGACCCGCACGTCTGGCTGGATCCAATCTATGCAAACGAACTTGCTCTTACTATCAAAGACCAGTTAGTTGAACAAATGCCTGAACAGAAAGATACTTTTGAGAAAAATTATTCTGAGCTTGCTGCCCAATTAAAGGGTCTGGACAAGGAATTTACAGAGGTAATCGGGACTGCAAAGCGCAAGGAAATCATCGTAGCCCATGCTGCCTACAGCTATTGGGAAAAGCGATACGGCCTTGAGCAAATCAGTATTTCCGGCCTGTCGACGACTAATGAGCCGACCCAAAAAGAACTTCAAAAACTCATATCACATGCAAGGGATGAAAAAATAAAATATGTTTTGAACGAACAGAATTTCAACTCCAAACTGGCAAAAATGGTCCAGGAAGAAATTAACGGTAAGCCACTTTCACTCCACAACCTTTCTGTTTTGACAGATGAAGACATAAAAAACAAAGAAACATACTTCACGTTGATGGAAAAGAACCTTTCCACTCTAGAAAAAGCACTGAATGAATAA
- a CDS encoding DUF1540 domain-containing protein — translation MAKDVLCEVNNCQYWEHGNLCNADKIYVVSHSGETADNSRETDCKTFEALS, via the coding sequence ATGGCAAAAGACGTATTGTGCGAAGTCAATAACTGTCAATATTGGGAGCATGGCAACCTTTGCAATGCCGATAAAATCTATGTAGTCAGCCATTCCGGCGAGACAGCCGACAATAGCCGGGAAACCGACTGCAAGACGTTTGAAGCGTTAAGTTAA
- the metG gene encoding methionine--tRNA ligase: MSIFIGGAWAYVNGSLHLGHISSLLPGDILARYYRLKGEKVLYVSGSDCNGTPITIRAKQEEVTAKEIADYHHNEFVDCFSRLGFSYDLYTRTDTEHHHQIVQAIFLELLEKGFIYKKEIDQLYCEHDKQFLPDRYVEGLCPICGANARGDQCDACSSVLEPLDLLDRRCKICGQPPTVRKTEHFYFALRAFQKTLEHYVAEAESNGDWRDNAISLTRRYLNEGLQDRAVSRDLDHGVSVPIKGYEQKKIYVWIEAVSGYYTASKLWAKETNGDDQIFWSYGTESYYVHGKDNIPFHSIIWPAILAGLGKDPLPTHIVSNEYLTLEKRKLSTSRNWAVWVPDILERYDPDSIRYFLTINAPENRDADFSWKEFIYSHNSELLGAYGNLVNRTLKFIQKSFDGIIPEKRISKEIVDRVARLYEDTGRSIEETRFKQALETVFDLVRYSNKYFDQQQPWRQVHENVEECKQTLADCVYIIGNLANILTPFLPFSSEKVKHMLSFTEEYWKPQTITARSLTAVEPLFDRINPERIHIELESLGRGQRI; encoded by the coding sequence ATGAGCATTTTTATTGGAGGAGCATGGGCTTATGTTAATGGATCCTTGCATCTCGGGCATATTTCCAGTCTGTTGCCGGGGGATATTTTAGCAAGGTATTACCGGTTAAAAGGAGAAAAAGTTCTATATGTTTCTGGCAGCGACTGCAATGGTACACCTATTACGATCAGAGCGAAACAGGAGGAAGTTACGGCAAAAGAGATAGCGGATTACCATCATAACGAATTCGTTGATTGTTTTTCTCGTCTGGGGTTCTCTTATGACCTGTATACGAGGACTGATACAGAACATCATCATCAAATTGTTCAAGCCATCTTTTTGGAGTTGTTGGAGAAAGGATTCATTTACAAGAAAGAAATTGATCAATTGTATTGCGAGCATGATAAACAGTTTTTGCCTGACCGATATGTAGAGGGTCTATGCCCAATCTGCGGAGCGAATGCACGGGGTGATCAATGCGACGCCTGTTCAAGTGTATTGGAACCTCTGGATTTGCTGGATAGACGATGCAAAATCTGCGGTCAGCCGCCAACGGTGAGAAAAACGGAACACTTTTATTTTGCCTTAAGAGCCTTTCAAAAGACTCTGGAACACTATGTTGCTGAAGCAGAAAGCAATGGGGACTGGCGTGATAATGCCATCTCTCTGACCAGGAGATATCTGAATGAGGGTCTTCAGGATCGGGCCGTATCACGTGATTTAGACCATGGGGTAAGTGTGCCGATAAAGGGGTATGAGCAAAAGAAAATCTATGTGTGGATCGAGGCTGTTTCTGGTTACTATACCGCCAGTAAATTATGGGCAAAAGAAACAAATGGGGATGACCAGATTTTTTGGAGTTATGGGACTGAATCTTATTATGTACACGGCAAAGACAATATCCCTTTCCATTCCATCATTTGGCCTGCGATCCTAGCCGGGTTAGGAAAAGATCCATTGCCAACTCACATTGTTTCGAATGAATATCTCACATTGGAAAAAAGAAAATTGTCGACCAGCAGAAATTGGGCTGTCTGGGTCCCTGATATTTTAGAGAGGTATGATCCTGATTCTATCAGATATTTTCTGACGATTAACGCCCCCGAAAATCGGGATGCGGATTTCTCGTGGAAGGAATTTATCTATAGTCATAATAGTGAATTGCTTGGTGCATATGGAAACCTTGTGAACCGGACCTTGAAGTTCATCCAGAAATCATTTGATGGCATCATTCCGGAAAAAAGAATTAGCAAAGAAATAGTGGATCGAGTTGCCAGACTATATGAAGACACAGGCCGAAGTATTGAGGAGACAAGGTTTAAACAGGCATTGGAAACAGTATTTGATTTGGTCAGATATTCGAATAAATACTTTGACCAGCAGCAGCCCTGGAGACAGGTCCATGAAAATGTAGAAGAATGCAAACAGACTCTGGCAGACTGTGTCTATATCATAGGGAATCTGGCCAATATCCTGACACCTTTCTTGCCTTTTTCTAGTGAAAAGGTAAAACACATGCTGTCTTTTACAGAAGAATACTGGAAACCGCAGACAATCACAGCTCGTAGTCTAACTGCTGTAGAGCCTTTATTTGATCGGATTAATCCAGAAAGGATTCATATAGAATTAGAAAGTCTGGGCAGAGGACAAAGGATTTGA
- a CDS encoding RNA polymerase sigma factor — MADYRDEDINEWYDLYHQTIFKFIFMLTKDYQQAEDLTQETFFKAYKYYHNFNRDSSEKTWLFSIAHNTTVDYLRKQKPIRFIKELFQPQVDIKLLPENVVQLKESSKEIYEALSALKQSHREVIILRKIKGFSITETAEILNCSESKVKSTLHRGMLALEKRLIKESWLNEHTK; from the coding sequence ATGGCTGACTACAGGGATGAAGATATAAATGAATGGTACGATCTTTATCATCAAACAATTTTCAAATTTATTTTCATGCTCACCAAAGACTATCAGCAGGCTGAGGATTTAACCCAGGAAACTTTTTTCAAGGCATATAAGTATTATCATAATTTCAATCGTGATTCTAGTGAAAAGACTTGGTTATTCAGTATTGCTCATAACACAACTGTTGATTACTTAAGAAAGCAAAAACCAATTCGTTTTATAAAAGAGTTGTTTCAACCTCAAGTTGACATAAAACTATTGCCAGAGAATGTAGTACAGCTTAAAGAAAGTTCTAAGGAAATATACGAAGCATTAAGTGCACTTAAACAATCACACCGAGAAGTAATCATCCTTAGAAAAATAAAGGGTTTTTCAATTACTGAAACAGCGGAAATATTGAATTGTTCGGAAAGTAAAGTAAAATCCACCTTGCATCGTGGGATGTTAGCTTTGGAAAAAAGATTGATAAAGGAGTCGTGGTTAAATGAACATACAAAGTGA
- the hmpA gene encoding NO-inducible flavohemoprotein, with product MLDQKTIEIIKSTVPVLEVHGEQITTVFYKTMFENHPELLNIFNHANQKQGRQQRALAGTVYAAAKYIDNLEAILPVVNQIAHKHRSLGILPEHYPIVGKHLLIAIKEVLGDAATDEIINAWAAAYGVIADAFISVEAEMYDEAANQRGGWKDFRPFIVAKRVEESDVITSFYLKPVDGKAIAAFKPGQYISIKLEIEGEEFTHIRQYSLSDAPGKDYYRISVKKEAGMETPDGKVSNYLHNSVEEGEVLQISAPAGDFFLDTEKDTPVVLLSGGVGLTPMVSMLNTVAELQPEKEVTFIHAAQNGKVHALKEEVAATAAKAKVNSVVFYDQPTEEDRQNNSFDVEGYITKEWLKENVNLEQSDFYFCGPVPFMKAVNSALKDLGVTEDRIHFEFFGPMASLEA from the coding sequence ATGCTAGATCAGAAAACGATTGAGATCATCAAATCAACAGTACCAGTACTTGAAGTGCACGGAGAACAAATCACGACAGTATTCTATAAAACTATGTTCGAAAACCATCCAGAATTATTGAACATTTTTAACCATGCAAACCAGAAGCAGGGCAGACAGCAAAGAGCGCTGGCTGGAACAGTCTATGCTGCTGCAAAATACATCGATAATCTTGAAGCGATCCTTCCGGTTGTAAACCAGATTGCGCATAAGCACCGCAGCCTTGGCATCCTGCCTGAGCATTATCCAATCGTCGGAAAGCACTTGCTGATTGCGATCAAGGAAGTTCTTGGAGATGCGGCTACAGATGAAATCATCAATGCGTGGGCCGCAGCATATGGCGTAATCGCGGACGCATTCATCTCTGTGGAGGCGGAAATGTATGATGAAGCTGCGAACCAAAGAGGCGGCTGGAAGGACTTCCGTCCATTTATTGTTGCGAAAAGAGTCGAGGAAAGTGATGTCATCACTTCTTTCTACTTGAAGCCGGTCGATGGGAAGGCAATCGCTGCATTTAAGCCAGGGCAGTATATCAGCATCAAGCTAGAAATCGAAGGCGAAGAGTTCACACATATCCGCCAGTACAGCCTATCAGATGCTCCTGGAAAAGATTATTACCGTATCAGCGTGAAAAAAGAAGCTGGCATGGAAACTCCGGATGGCAAAGTATCGAACTACCTGCACAACAGCGTAGAAGAAGGCGAAGTTCTGCAAATTAGTGCACCAGCAGGCGACTTCTTCCTTGATACAGAAAAAGATACTCCAGTCGTACTGCTAAGCGGCGGTGTTGGCCTGACTCCGATGGTCAGCATGCTGAACACCGTAGCAGAACTGCAGCCGGAAAAAGAAGTGACTTTCATCCATGCAGCCCAGAATGGAAAAGTGCATGCCCTTAAAGAGGAAGTCGCAGCAACCGCAGCCAAAGCAAAGGTCAATTCAGTAGTATTCTACGACCAGCCAACAGAAGAAGACCGCCAGAACAACAGCTTTGATGTTGAAGGGTATATTACAAAAGAATGGCTAAAAGAAAATGTGAACCTTGAACAATCAGACTTCTATTTCTGCGGCCCAGTACCATTCATGAAAGCAGTCAACTCTGCATTAAAAGATCTTGGCGTTACAGAAGACAGAATTCACTTCGAATTCTTCGGGCCAATGGCAAGCTTAGAGGCTTAA